The following proteins are encoded in a genomic region of Pyrus communis chromosome 11, drPyrComm1.1, whole genome shotgun sequence:
- the LOC137709045 gene encoding uncharacterized protein — MEKKLSSRRELLDRWRVIEEEADEDDDRIDPSKRHRLHHNKEQWFADAFSFLICLPKENHIWCGSWDLMGPLLETFYNYFKDDNADSPLRQLWRRISEEMRQCIQCISQHYQAQEMYIMEYETSSIGPLLDVLRSLDEERVTQHLIEINTKLARKEYDAARDNAEVISVMYEVLMFPVLLDDESLFTEFERFIEAVDSMHELALAGQQQFPVFC; from the exons ATGGAGAAGAAACTATCCTCGAGAAGAGAGCTGTTGGACCGCTGGAGAGTCATTGAGGAGGAAGCGGACGAAGACGACGATCGCATTGACCCCTCCAAACGGCACCGTCTCCACCACAACAAAGAACAATG GTTTGCAGATGCATTTAGTTTCTTGATCTGTTTGCCAAAAGAAAATCATATTTGGTGTGGGTCGTGGGACTTAATGGGGCCTCTTCTGGAGACATTTTATAACTACTTCAAAGATGACAATGCTGATTCTCCTCTTAGACAACTATGGAGGAGAATCTCTGAGGAAATGCGGCAGTGCATCCAGTGCATTTCCCAGCACTATCAAGCCCAAGAGATGTATATCATGGAGTATGAGACAAGTTCTATTGGTCCCCTCTTGGATGTTTTGCGAAGTCTCGATGAGGAAAGAGTGACACAGCACTTGATAGAGATAAATACTAAATTAGCCCGAAAAGAATATGATGCTGCCCGTGATAATGCAGAAGTCATTAGTGTCATGTATGAG GTTCTAATGTTCCCTGTATTATTGGATGATGAGTCCTTATTCACTGAGTTTGAAAGATTCATTGAAGCAGTTGACAGCATGCATGAACTGGCTCTGGCTGGACAGCAACAGTTTCCGGTATTTTGTtga